A part of Acropora palmata chromosome 8, jaAcrPala1.3, whole genome shotgun sequence genomic DNA contains:
- the LOC141890322 gene encoding retinoid isomerohydrolase-like — translation MTSTKDESSLYQTVNEHPEPIKADIKGNIPSWLTGTLIRNGPGRFECSDTSFNHWYDSQSLLHRFHIQDGAVTYCSKFVRSESYADSLQHENAPHLEFGSFIPPDPCQNIFSRFFSHFWGHEVPFDNPFDNVFTMKEKMYAAGDGKFIFEIDPITLDTLNRLDLEEEFPGDAILNEFTAHPHVTPTGSGINISVTHGMNSAYNIVHIPPSSGEMEEAPLKGGEVLCKIPLLNGTAYFHSFCLTDNYIVVTESPLVYDFWRIFTRKVFSSCPQQWFYWNPDQPTRFHVVDRKNGHRLGVFTVYPFFVFHHINAFEKDGKIHVDTCCFRDNAIMNQMYLHNLRSPAQPGQKKFDAPLVRRYELPIEGLCGADQEKPLPKGADGQDYTLLYTDLELPNINYKEYNGKPYSFVYGVGSVACQAVYGKLIKLNVDTKEFVTWEEPNGFPSEPAFVKAPGGKREDDGVILSCVINTSDQTTSLLVLDAKDFKEMGRAVFRCVTTPTFHGMFKEQCKD, via the exons ATGACTTCTACCAAAGACGAATCTTCTCTGTACCAGACAGTGAACGAACACCCTGAGCCAATCAAAGCTGACATTAAAGGTAACATTCCTTCTTGGCTCACTGGAACCTTGATAAGAAATGGGCCCGGCAGATTTGAATGTAGTGACACATCGTTCAATCATTGGTACGATAGCCAATCGCTTCTGCACCGATTCCACATTCAAGACGGAGCTGTTACTTACTGCAGTAAATTTGTTCGAAGCGAGAGCTATGCAGACTCCTTACAACATGAAAATGCACCTCATTTGGAATTTGGTTCGTTCATTCCCCCGGACCCCTGCCAAAACATCTTTTCACGCTTTTTCTCCCATTTTTGGGGACATGAAGTACCCTTTGACAATCCCTTTGATAACGTGTTTACAATGAAAGAGAAGATGTACGCAGCGGGTGATGGAAAATTTATCTTCGAGATAGATCCGATCACACTAGACACCTTGAATAGACTTGATCTAGAGGAAGAGTTTCCAG GTGACGCCATCTTAAATGAGTTCACAGCTCATCCTCACGTGACACCGACAGGCTCAGGCATTAACATTTCAGTAACACATGGCATGAACTCGGCCTACAATATCGTCCACATACCACCCTCCTCTGGAGAAATGGAAGAGGCTCCCTTGAAAGGAGGTGAGGTGCTTTGCAAAATCCCGCTACTAAATGGCACGGCTTATTTCCACAGCTTTTGTCTCACTGATAACTACATTGTGGTCACCGAAAGTCCTCTCGTTTACGACTTCTGGCGAATTTTCACTCGCAAGGTTTTCTCTTCGTGCCCTCAACAATGGTTTTACTGGAATCCAGATCAACCCACTAGATTCCACGTTGTCGATAGAAAGAATGGCCATCGTCTGGGCGTTTTCACCGTGTACCCCTTCTTTGTGTTCCACCACATCAACGCCTTTGAAAAAGACGGCAAAATCCATGTTGATACTTGTTGTTTCCGAGACAATGCCATTATGAATCAGATGTATCTGCATAATTTGCGCTCCCCTGCTCAACCAGGCCAGAAAAAGTTCGATGCTCCACTCGTACGTCGCTACGAACTTCCTATAGAAGGACTGTGCGGTGCAGATCAGGAAAAGCCTTTACCAAAGGGAGCGGATGGACAAGATTACACTTTGCTGTACACCGATTTGGAACTGCCCAATATTAATTACAAAGAATACAATGGCAAACCCTACAG TTTTGTGTATGGCGTTGGATCTGTAGCTTGCCAAGCAGTATATGGAAAACTTATCAAGCTGAATGTGGACACCAAGGAGTTTGTCACATGGGAAGAGCCGAATGGGTTTCCCTCGGAGCCTGCGTTTGTGAAAGCTCCTGGTGGCAAAAGAGAAGATGACGGAGTCATTTTATCGTGCGTTATCAATACTAGTGACCAAACCACCTCTCTATTGGTTTTGGACGCGAAAGATTTCAAGGAAATGGGCCGAGCTGTGTTTCGTTGCGTCACAACACCGACCTTTCATGGAATGTTTAAGGAGCAATGCAAAGATTGA
- the LOC141890064 gene encoding carotenoid-cleaving dioxygenase, mitochondrial-like: MFRFHSIMAASLDQSIIFQTANERPEPIQAQMRGKIPSWLRGTLIRNGPGRFECGDTSFNHWFDGQALLHRFFIKDGKVTYSNKFVRSQSYVDSLKHGKASHLEFGSYIPPDPCQNIFSRFFSRYWGPEMPFDNTCINVFPMKDKMYATTESEFLFQIDPKTLETLEKVDLGKEFPADVTISSMTAHPHVTPDGSVINVSATFGTSPSYNIICIPPYTGETRETPLEGGKVICSIPPTSGIGYHHSFCLTENFIVVTEVPLMLNIWRFLGHRFFGTSLEDWLYWDPKQRTRFHVVDRRKGDRVGVFTADPFFVFHHINAFEKDGKIHVDGCCYRDNSPVKQFYLHNLRSPAEPGQKKFATPYVRRYELPMDKLGSVEEMPLQRGGDGKDFTLLLIGMDLPRINYEEHNGKPYKFVYGTRSLDHQALFGKIVKLNLETGEFVTWEEPGGFASEPVFVKAPDGKEEDDGVILSCVINVIDQTTSLHVLDAKDLKELGRGVVEGVTPVSIHGVFQ, translated from the exons ATGTTTAGATTTCATTCAATTATGGCTGCTTCACTAGACCAATCCATCATTTTCCAAACAGCAAACGAGCGTCCTGAGCCAATCCAGGCTCAAATGAGAGGCAAAATTCCATCCTGGCTAAGGGGAACCTTGATAAGGAATGGACCCGGGCGATTTGAATGCGGCGACACATCATTCAATCATTGGTTTGATGGGCAAGCGCTTCTGCACCGATTTTTCATCAAAGACGGCAAAGTGACTTACAGCAACAAGTTTGTGCGAAGTCAGAGTTATGTTGATTCCCTAAAACATGGAAAAGCATCACATCTAGAATTTGGATCATATATTCCGCCAGATCCCTGCCAAAACATCTTTTCTCGCTTCTTCTCTCGTTATTGGGGGCCAGAAATGCCCTTTGACAACACATGCATTAACGTCTTTCCAATGAAGGACAAGATGTATGCAACCACGGAAAGTGAATTCCTATTTCAGATCGATCCGAAAACGCTAGAGACATTGGAAAAAGTGGATCTTGGAAAAGAATTTCCAG CTGACGTCACAATCAGTAGCATGACAGCCCATCCTCACGTGACTCCAGACGGCTCAGTGATAAACGTCTCCGCGACATTTGGGACGAGCCCCTCATACAACATCATTTGCATACCACCCTACACGGGAGAGACTCGAGAGACCCCTTTGGAGGGAGGTAAGGTGATTTGCAGCATTCCACCAACTAGTGGCATCGGATACCATCACAGCTTCTGTCTCACAGAAAACTTCATAGTTGTCACTGAAGTTCCTCTGATGTTAAACATCTGGCGATTTCTCGGCCACAGATTCTTTGGGACCAGTTTAGAAGACTGGCTCTACTGGGATCCAAAACAACGCACCAGATTTCATGTCGTCGACAGAAGAAAGGGCGACCGCGTCGGAGTCTTCACGGCAGATCCGTTCTTTGTGTTTCACCACATCAATGCCTTTGAAAAAGACGGCAAAATTCATGTCGATGGCTGTTGCTATCGCGACAACTCGCCTGTGAAGCAGTTCTATTTGCATAACTTAAGATCCCCAGCAGAACCAGGTCAAAAGAAGTTCGCCACTCCGTATGTACGTCGCTATGAGCTCCCTATGGATAAACTAGGGAGCGTAGAGGAAATGCCTCTCCAGAGGGGAGGGGACGGAAAGGATTTCACTTTGCTTTTAATAGGCATGGATCTTCCTAGAATCAACTACGAAGAACACAATGGCAAACCTTACAA GTTTGTTTATGGGACTAGATCGCTAGACCACCAGGCACTGTTTGGAAAAATTGTCAAGCTGAATCTGGAAACCGGGGAGTTTGTCACCTGGGAGGAGCCGGGAGGTTTTGCTTCAGAGCCTGTGTTTGTCAAAGCGCCTGACGGCAAAGAAGAGGACGATGGCGTCATTTTATCGTGCGTCATTAATGTTATCGATCAAACCACCTCTCTGCACGTTCTGGACGCGAAAGATTTAAAGGAGCTGGGGCGGGGCGTTGTGGAAGGTGTTACGCCAGTATCGATACATGGTGTATTTCagtag
- the LOC141889724 gene encoding carotenoid-cleaving dioxygenase, mitochondrial-like translates to MTAAPGESILFQTANERPEPIEAEIRGKIPSWLKGTLIRNGPGRFECDDTSFNHWFDGQALLHRFHLQDGNVTYSSKFVRSESYADSLNHGFASHLEFGSFVPPDPCQNIFARFFSRFWRDTLPVDNTCVNVYPMKNKFYATTESQFLFQIDPKTLETLKRVDQEKEFPGDAVISGATAHPHVTPAGSVINLSVTHGMNSCYNIIHIPPSSGDLREAPLGGGEVICKIPPTNGTAYFHSFSLTDNYIVVTEIPLVYDVWRVLGHKLFATSPEQWFYWDSNQRTRFHVIDRQNGNRLGVFTVDPFFVFHHINAFEKDGKIYLDACCFRDNTIMKQLYLQNLRSPGQPGEKKVDTPDVRRYELPLEELSGADQEKPLPKGEDALDYTSLYEGMELPRINYDEHNGKPYRFAYGIGSKDSQSLFGRLVKLNVETQEFVIWEESGGFPSEPVFVKAPDGQEEDDGVILSCLINTSDQTTSLLVLDAKYFTELGRGVVEGLTTASFHGIFQHE, encoded by the exons ATGACAGCTGCACCTGGCgaatcaattttatttcaaactgCAAACGAACGCCCTGAACCGATTGAAGCTGAGATAAGAGGCAAAATCCCTTCTTGGCTTAAGGGAACCTTAATAAGGAATGGCCCTGGCAGATTTGAATGCGATGACACATCGTTCAATCATTGGTTCGACGGTCAAGCGCTATTGCACCGATTTCACTTGCAGGATGGCAATGTGACCTACAGCAGCAAGTTTGTACGAAGCGAGAGCTACGCAGACTCCTTAAATCATGGATTTGCATCTCATTTGGAATTCGGCTCGTTTGTTCCTCCTGACCCTTGCCAGAacattttcgcgcgttttttCTCTCGATTTTGGCGTGATACATTGCCCGTTGACAACACGTGTGTTAACGTCTATCCAATGAAAAACAAGTTCTACGCAACAACGGAGTcgcagtttttatttcaaatcgaTCCTAAAACTCTAGAGACATTGAAAAGAGTGGACCAAGAGAAAGAATTTCCAG GTGATGCTGTCATCAGTGGCGCCACTGCTCATCCTCACGTGACCCCAGCTGGTTCAGTTATTAACCTCTCAGTGACTCATGGAATGAACTCCTGTTACAATATCATCCACATACCACCTTCTTCTGGAGATTTAAGAGAGGCCCCTCTTGGTGGAGGTGAGGTGATTTGCAAAATCCCGCCAACCAATGGAACGGCATATTTCCACAGTTTCTCTCTCACTGATAACTACATTGTGGTCACCGAAATTCCTCTCGTGTATGACGTTTGGAGAGTACTAGGCCACAAGCTCTTTGCCACCAGCCCTGAACAGTGGTTTTACTGGGATTCAAACCAGCGTACCAGATTCCACGTTATCGATAGACAGAACGGCAATCGTCTGGGCGTCTTCACGGTGGACCCTTTCTTTGTGTTCCACCACATCAACGCCTTCGAAAAAGACGGCAAAATTTATCTGGACGCGTGTTGTTTTCGTGACAACACGATCATGAAACAACTTTACCTGCAGAATTTGCGCTCTCCAGGGCAACCAGGCGAGAAAAAGGTTGACACTCCAGATGTACGTCGCTATGAGCTTCCTCTAGAAGAACTGAGTGGTGCAGATCAGGAAAAGCCGTTACCAAAGGGAGAGGACGCGCTGGATTACACTTCACTTTATGAAGGAATGGAGCTTCCGAGAATCAATTACGACGAACACAACGGAAAACCATACAG gTTTGCGTACGGTATTGGATCTAAAGACAGCCAATCGTTATTTGGAAGACTTGTCAAGCTGAACGTAGAGACCCAGGAGTTTGTCATATGGGAGGAGTCGGGCGGGTTCCCATCAGAACCTGTATTTGTGAAAGCGCCTGATGGACAGGAAGAGGATGACGGGGTCATTCTATCGTGCCTCATCAACACTAGTGACCAAACCACCTCTCTGTTGGTTTTGGACGCGAAATATTTCACCGAGCTGGGCCGAGGTGTAGTTGAAGGCCTCACCACAGccagctttcatgggatttttcaacacgaatga